In one window of Oligoflexia bacterium DNA:
- the pnp gene encoding polyribonucleotide nucleotidyltransferase, producing MIKKTIEFHGETLSIEVGRMAKQANGSAFIQYGETAVLVTATCGKKNKEGIDFLPLSIEYIEKMSAAGKIPGGFFKREGRQSEREILTSRLTDRPIRPLFPKGYARETQVITSVLSYDGVNDPDVLSLLGASTALAVSDIPFAGPVAAVRVGRINGEHICNPSHEQIEQSDLELVVAGSKDAVVMVEGEADIVPEAELLAAIKFGHESLQPLLQIQEEVQKEIGKIKFEVVAPENKVEELMAWVEENRGTKLREILTIKEKIERYTALSVFKDEVMDVACAEGAVFEGCQADAASAIDKMISNHMRSNVLENKIRLDERKPSEIRAITAEVGVLPRTHGSALFTRGETQALVSTTLGTSEDEQIVDTLISNARERFLLHYNFPPFCVGETKPLRGPARREIGHGFLARKAVEKVLPTKEEFPYTIRVLSDVLESHGSSSMATVCGATLSMMDAGVNIKAPVAGIAMGLVKKDDNFVVLSDISGDEDHIGDMDFKVAGTKDGVTAVQMDIKIDGISWDIMEQALQQAKEGRLHILDKMQEGLGETRGDLSAHAPRIETIQIKPDKIRDVIGTGGKVIRGIVEESGAKVEVNDDGIVKIASSDKASLEKAMQMVKDIVAEAEIGKIYKGKVTKVMDYGAFVEILPGKEGLCHISEFLTTEPIEDASEVVSEGDEIEVKVLDVEGNNRIKLSHREVLEPGSSDHVPGSGRDRKRTSGGGRGRGRSGRDSRPRR from the coding sequence ATGATTAAAAAAACAATCGAATTTCATGGAGAGACCCTCAGTATTGAAGTGGGTAGAATGGCCAAGCAAGCCAATGGCTCTGCATTTATTCAGTATGGTGAAACCGCGGTATTGGTCACCGCAACCTGTGGTAAAAAAAATAAAGAAGGTATAGATTTCTTACCTCTATCTATTGAGTATATTGAAAAAATGTCTGCGGCAGGAAAGATTCCTGGCGGCTTTTTTAAACGTGAAGGCCGTCAATCTGAGCGTGAAATTTTAACCTCACGTTTAACCGACCGTCCAATTAGACCTTTGTTCCCAAAAGGTTACGCGCGTGAAACCCAAGTGATTACCAGTGTTTTATCCTATGACGGGGTGAATGATCCGGATGTGTTATCTTTGTTGGGTGCGTCTACAGCTTTGGCCGTGTCTGATATTCCTTTTGCTGGACCGGTTGCGGCAGTGAGAGTGGGCCGTATCAATGGTGAACATATTTGTAATCCATCGCATGAGCAAATTGAGCAATCAGACCTAGAGTTGGTGGTTGCCGGTAGTAAAGATGCTGTGGTGATGGTTGAAGGTGAAGCAGATATTGTTCCTGAAGCTGAACTGTTGGCAGCTATCAAGTTTGGGCATGAGAGCTTACAACCTTTGTTGCAAATTCAAGAAGAAGTGCAAAAAGAAATAGGGAAAATCAAATTTGAAGTTGTTGCGCCTGAAAATAAAGTTGAAGAATTGATGGCTTGGGTTGAAGAGAATCGGGGCACAAAATTAAGAGAAATTTTAACCATTAAAGAAAAAATTGAGCGTTATACCGCTTTATCTGTATTTAAAGATGAGGTTATGGACGTTGCTTGTGCTGAAGGAGCGGTGTTTGAAGGTTGTCAAGCAGACGCTGCCAGCGCCATTGATAAAATGATATCCAATCATATGCGCAGCAATGTTTTGGAAAATAAGATTCGTTTGGATGAAAGAAAACCAAGCGAAATCAGAGCAATTACTGCAGAAGTGGGTGTTTTACCCAGAACGCACGGTTCAGCATTGTTTACCCGTGGTGAGACGCAAGCTTTGGTGAGCACCACTTTAGGTACCAGTGAAGATGAACAGATTGTAGATACTTTGATTAGCAACGCGCGTGAGCGTTTCTTGTTGCATTACAACTTCCCTCCATTTTGTGTGGGTGAAACCAAACCTTTAAGAGGTCCAGCCAGACGTGAAATTGGCCATGGTTTCTTAGCCCGCAAAGCGGTGGAAAAAGTCTTACCAACAAAAGAAGAGTTTCCGTATACCATTAGAGTATTGTCTGATGTTCTTGAGTCACATGGCTCTTCATCTATGGCAACAGTCTGTGGCGCAACTTTATCCATGATGGATGCAGGTGTGAATATTAAAGCTCCTGTGGCAGGGATCGCTATGGGCTTGGTTAAAAAAGATGATAACTTTGTTGTTTTATCTGATATTTCAGGTGATGAAGATCATATTGGTGATATGGATTTTAAAGTGGCTGGAACCAAAGACGGAGTTACAGCGGTACAAATGGATATTAAAATTGATGGGATCAGTTGGGATATCATGGAGCAAGCCTTGCAACAGGCTAAAGAAGGTCGTTTGCATATTTTAGACAAAATGCAAGAGGGCTTGGGTGAAACCCGTGGTGATTTATCTGCACATGCTCCGCGTATTGAAACCATTCAAATTAAACCAGATAAGATCAGAGACGTGATTGGTACCGGTGGTAAAGTGATTCGTGGTATTGTTGAGGAAAGTGGTGCTAAAGTTGAAGTCAATGATGATGGTATTGTCAAAATAGCTTCTTCTGACAAAGCTTCTTTGGAAAAAGCCATGCAAATGGTTAAAGACATTGTTGCTGAAGCAGAGATTGGTAAAATTTATAAAGGTAAAGTCACCAAAGTCATGGACTACGGTGCCTTTGTAGAAATTTTACCTGGCAAAGAAGGCTTATGTCATATCAGTGAATTCTTAACCACGGAACCTATTGAAGATGCGTCAGAAGTGGTGAGTGAAGGTGATGAAATTGAAGTTAAAGTTTTAGACGTTGAAGGCAATAACCGAATTAAACTTTCTCACCGTGAAGTTTTAGAGCCAGGTTCATCTGACCATGTTCCAGGTTCTGGCAGAGACAGAAAACGCACTAGTGGTGGTGGCAGAGGCCGTGGCCGTAGTGGGCGTGACAGTCGTCCTAGACGTTAA
- a CDS encoding class I SAM-dependent methyltransferase, which yields MNLCLICKSNNTRQVFASRVSVTSCSKPIEKKVDVFYCEVCDYVFSPSQQIDPDFYEKEYDLLMQDGQSEFVVFNQGQAKTLFDSVLDFLFEHIDPKNIQRAKKILEVGTGKGLLLKRLQEKLTVKHSEFKVYAVEPNKKSEPFLKDNLKDANISISLLEDAPFFKEDFDLVLSHGVLEHVGDPVHFLQSVHACMRDETLLYIGVPNFDLNPTDIITYDHLSKFTPLSINNLFKKCGLEVVANNVEEKKLFMFFLLKKSQANSKIEEQASDVKSQSLQSVKKVEQMISHFQSAYTLAQETHKPFVFYGAGNIGLFSLKKYNIPVSQVAGIYDDNPTFWNSKRYNITVRNPIELNQEPEGTVIYISANPLYVPEIKNKIQQKHGKKFRVFPRE from the coding sequence ATGAATCTATGTTTAATCTGTAAGTCTAACAACACCCGTCAAGTCTTTGCTAGCCGGGTTTCTGTCACCTCCTGTTCCAAACCCATAGAGAAAAAAGTAGATGTTTTTTACTGTGAAGTCTGTGATTATGTTTTTAGTCCCAGTCAGCAGATAGACCCTGACTTTTATGAAAAAGAATATGACTTGTTGATGCAAGATGGTCAGAGTGAGTTTGTGGTGTTTAATCAGGGACAAGCCAAAACACTTTTTGATTCAGTTTTGGATTTTCTTTTTGAGCACATAGATCCTAAAAATATTCAGAGGGCGAAAAAAATTTTGGAAGTAGGAACCGGCAAGGGCTTGTTGCTCAAACGTTTGCAAGAAAAGCTAACAGTAAAGCATTCTGAGTTTAAGGTATATGCGGTTGAGCCCAATAAAAAAAGTGAACCCTTTCTTAAAGATAATTTAAAAGATGCCAATATCAGTATTTCATTGCTAGAAGATGCGCCGTTTTTTAAGGAGGACTTTGATCTTGTTTTAAGTCATGGGGTGCTTGAACATGTAGGTGATCCAGTTCATTTTTTACAATCTGTTCATGCTTGTATGCGAGATGAAACGCTCTTGTATATTGGGGTTCCCAATTTTGATTTAAATCCAACGGATATTATTACTTATGATCATCTGTCAAAATTTACGCCCTTGTCTATAAATAATCTGTTTAAAAAATGCGGTTTAGAAGTTGTGGCAAACAATGTAGAAGAAAAAAAATTGTTTATGTTTTTTTTGTTAAAAAAATCTCAAGCCAATTCTAAAATTGAAGAGCAAGCTTCTGATGTTAAGAGCCAATCTTTGCAGTCTGTAAAAAAAGTTGAACAAATGATTAGTCATTTTCAATCAGCATATACTTTGGCACAGGAAACCCATAAACCTTTTGTATTTTACGGAGCCGGAAACATTGGATTGTTTTCATTAAAAAAATACAACATTCCTGTTTCTCAAGTTGCTGGCATTTATGATGATAACCCTACGTTTTGGAATAGCAAAAGATACAATATTACAGTGCGTAATCCAATAGAACTCAATCAGGAACCAGAGGGAACAGTGATTTATATATCAGCAAACCCACTGTATGTTCCTGAAATAAAAAATAAAATCCAACAAAAACATGGTAAAAAATTTAGAGTTTTTCCAAGGGAATGA
- a CDS encoding VacB/RNase II family 3'-5' exoribonuclease, whose amino-acid sequence MLFQFEREGYLTVSKRDTYIALKNPENSSSKASKKSKRTYKKHPLDKPISKHMAHATVKPLEDQLIGSLSNQRNNTFIFFPLKKRQALRLHLSQRVELPKKINSDDIYHIDIEKKVVKGRPFFIAQKINLLGSIHDPATDHKIIMAENKLSPFFSEKIHDELDLLDQSIKVSKQRKDFRDLNFVTIDGADAKDFDDAVCFDGKYLYVAIADVAHYVHANSALDKEAAFRGNSFYFPNMVIPMLPELLSNMLCSLRPKEDKYAMVLKIKFNVDNRVDHFDLYEGIIQSKERLTYDQVDDYFDAPNTAVPFAHAETGKMLTALKTLTQHMRALRFEEGSIDFDLKDHVIHVDKNFAPTHIAEKKQTLARQLIEECMLCSNVCMAHYLEKLSQDVTQDMAVYRVHPQPEAIKVEDLIHLLQTYNYKLPRDFGISNPHEFNAFLSSLDDSPLSEVFKSWALRAMSQAFYSVNNSGHYGLGFSHYLHFTSPIRRYSDLLVHRIIKNHLHNKDTAHVFPQKFNTLENVCVHISAQERVAQKAERDMYQRKSARFLYDKVGKVYKAYVVGMNSRGLFMKFEQVPIEGFLAIKDFKKGFFDFFEKEMMFQNRRNGHKIKLGDTYRVKLAKINLKGAFIDLILA is encoded by the coding sequence TTGCTTTTTCAATTTGAACGTGAAGGATACCTCACTGTGAGTAAGCGTGATACCTATATTGCATTAAAAAACCCAGAAAATAGCAGCTCTAAAGCCAGTAAAAAAAGCAAAAGGACATATAAAAAACATCCTCTTGATAAACCCATAAGCAAACACATGGCACATGCCACTGTTAAACCCCTAGAAGACCAGCTTATTGGCAGCTTAAGCAACCAACGAAACAATACATTTATTTTTTTCCCATTAAAAAAACGTCAAGCCTTACGTTTACATCTTTCACAACGAGTTGAACTCCCTAAAAAAATCAACTCTGATGATATTTATCACATTGATATTGAAAAAAAAGTGGTCAAGGGACGCCCTTTTTTTATTGCTCAAAAAATCAATCTACTGGGCTCTATTCATGACCCAGCCACCGACCATAAAATTATTATGGCAGAAAACAAACTTAGCCCATTTTTTTCAGAAAAAATTCATGACGAGTTAGATCTTTTAGACCAAAGCATTAAAGTTTCAAAACAACGTAAAGATTTTAGGGATTTAAACTTTGTTACCATTGACGGTGCTGATGCAAAAGACTTTGATGATGCTGTATGTTTTGACGGAAAATATTTATATGTAGCCATAGCGGATGTTGCGCATTATGTTCATGCCAATTCAGCTTTAGATAAAGAGGCTGCTTTTCGTGGCAATAGTTTTTATTTTCCTAACATGGTTATACCTATGTTACCCGAACTTCTATCCAATATGCTCTGCAGCTTACGTCCAAAAGAAGATAAATATGCCATGGTGCTAAAAATAAAATTTAATGTTGATAACCGTGTTGATCACTTTGATCTTTATGAAGGCATCATACAGTCTAAAGAACGCTTAACCTATGATCAAGTGGATGATTATTTTGATGCACCCAACACTGCTGTTCCTTTTGCACATGCAGAAACCGGAAAAATGTTAACTGCCTTAAAAACCTTAACCCAACACATGCGGGCATTAAGATTTGAAGAAGGCTCCATTGACTTTGACTTAAAAGATCATGTGATTCATGTAGATAAAAACTTTGCACCTACGCATATAGCAGAAAAAAAACAAACTTTAGCGAGACAACTGATTGAAGAATGTATGTTGTGCAGCAATGTTTGTATGGCTCATTATTTAGAAAAACTTTCACAAGATGTCACCCAAGATATGGCAGTATATCGTGTGCATCCACAACCAGAGGCCATTAAAGTTGAAGACTTGATCCATCTTTTACAAACTTACAATTACAAACTTCCACGAGACTTTGGCATTTCCAACCCACATGAATTTAATGCATTCTTAAGCAGTTTGGATGACAGCCCTTTATCTGAAGTTTTTAAATCCTGGGCCCTAAGGGCCATGTCACAAGCTTTTTATTCCGTAAACAACAGTGGTCATTATGGGTTAGGTTTTAGCCACTACTTACATTTCACCTCCCCTATTCGGCGTTACTCAGACTTACTTGTACACAGAATTATTAAAAACCATCTTCATAATAAAGACACCGCTCATGTTTTCCCTCAAAAATTTAACACGCTTGAAAATGTTTGTGTGCACATATCAGCGCAAGAACGTGTGGCACAAAAAGCAGAGCGAGACATGTATCAAAGAAAATCTGCACGTTTTTTGTATGATAAAGTTGGTAAAGTTTATAAAGCATACGTTGTAGGCATGAATAGTCGTGGTTTATTTATGAAATTTGAACAAGTGCCCATAGAAGGTTTTTTAGCCATTAAAGATTTTAAAAAAGGTTTTTTTGATTTTTTTGAAAAAGAAATGATGTTCCAAAACCGACGCAATGGTCATAAAATAAAACTCGGGGACACCTACCGTGTCAAACTGGCTAAAATCAACCTCAAAGGCGCATTTATTGATTTAATTTTAGCATAA
- the pseC gene encoding UDP-4-amino-4,6-dideoxy-N-acetyl-beta-L-altrosamine transaminase: protein MRNKKFIAVGSQTVDNEDVAYVSAMLKDDFLTQGPQVEKFEQSLSSFLQAPYVSAMSSGSAALHIACKVFGCDQDTILYSSPITFVASQNAALHFGAKNQFIDVNPSTGNMDITALEQTLAQSKAKNKIIMPVHFAGLACDLDEINALAKHYDAKVIEDASHALGAKYKGKFIGATHAEHLVTLSFHPLKHITTAEGGAVTCMDSEQLQQCNLYRSHGIDKNIQTIEDQKGKLWHHEMHVLGFNYRMSEIHAALGVSQIKKLPTFLEKRKNMASVYSNQLKEVDCHLPSTEADKEHAWLLYMIQVDFKSRKLDKNDFMLALREKGIGSQVHNIPVYRQPYFIKLYGEQRHKFPGAEKFFEQTLSIPLHPGLTEEDQAYVVKTLKELL from the coding sequence ATGCGTAATAAAAAATTTATTGCTGTGGGTAGTCAAACAGTTGATAATGAAGATGTGGCCTATGTCTCGGCTATGCTCAAAGATGATTTTCTAACGCAAGGTCCGCAAGTTGAGAAATTTGAACAAAGCTTGTCCAGTTTTTTACAGGCGCCTTATGTTAGCGCTATGTCCAGTGGGAGTGCAGCTTTACACATTGCCTGTAAAGTTTTTGGCTGCGATCAAGACACGATCTTGTATTCTTCACCCATCACTTTTGTTGCAAGTCAAAATGCTGCCCTGCACTTTGGGGCAAAAAACCAATTCATTGATGTTAATCCTTCTACAGGAAATATGGATATAACGGCTTTAGAGCAAACCTTGGCACAAAGTAAAGCTAAAAACAAAATCATTATGCCCGTTCATTTTGCAGGTTTGGCTTGTGATTTAGATGAGATTAATGCTTTGGCAAAGCATTATGATGCAAAGGTCATAGAAGATGCTTCACACGCTTTGGGAGCAAAGTATAAAGGGAAATTTATTGGAGCGACTCACGCTGAGCATTTGGTAACTTTAAGTTTTCACCCCTTAAAGCATATCACTACGGCAGAAGGAGGGGCTGTTACTTGTATGGATTCAGAGCAGTTGCAACAATGCAACTTGTATCGCAGCCATGGTATTGATAAAAATATACAAACCATAGAAGATCAAAAAGGCAAACTGTGGCACCATGAGATGCATGTTTTAGGCTTTAATTATAGAATGTCAGAGATACATGCAGCTTTGGGTGTAAGCCAAATCAAAAAGTTGCCAACTTTTTTAGAAAAAAGAAAAAATATGGCTTCTGTGTATTCCAACCAATTAAAAGAAGTTGACTGTCATTTGCCCAGCACTGAAGCGGATAAAGAGCACGCGTGGTTGCTGTACATGATCCAAGTTGATTTTAAATCTCGCAAGCTTGATAAGAATGACTTTATGTTAGCATTAAGAGAAAAAGGTATTGGCTCGCAAGTGCATAACATACCTGTCTATAGGCAGCCATACTTTATAAAACTATATGGTGAACAACGGCATAAGTTTCCTGGGGCAGAAAAGTTTTTTGAGCAAACTTTATCTATCCCTTTGCATCCTGGTTTGACCGAAGAAGATCAGGCTTATGTGGTTAAAACGTTAAAAGAGTTATTGTAG
- a CDS encoding LemA family protein, translated as MKKVYVVLSLTLMGALSSCGIQAIPMAKNEVDATLSEVTNQYQRRADLIPNLVKTVKAYAEHEQETLEAVVNARAKATSMNIDPSKATPEQLESFANAQGGLSQALGRLLLVAEQYPNLKADQNFRDLQAQLEGTENRITVARNRHIEAVKHFNNQITVPPSSWVNSLFYKFSKMPQWTSTTKTPEQLETAPAVEF; from the coding sequence ATGAAAAAAGTATATGTTGTTTTGAGTTTAACATTAATGGGAGCATTGTCATCTTGTGGGATTCAAGCGATTCCTATGGCCAAGAATGAAGTGGATGCCACTTTGTCTGAAGTGACCAATCAGTACCAACGTAGAGCAGATTTGATTCCAAACTTGGTCAAAACCGTTAAAGCTTATGCTGAGCATGAACAAGAAACTTTAGAGGCCGTGGTTAATGCTAGAGCCAAAGCCACCAGTATGAATATTGATCCCAGTAAAGCAACCCCAGAACAATTAGAATCCTTTGCCAATGCGCAAGGAGGACTCAGTCAGGCTTTGGGCCGTTTGTTGTTGGTTGCTGAGCAATATCCCAATCTAAAAGCCGATCAAAATTTTAGAGACTTGCAAGCTCAGTTGGAGGGGACGGAAAATAGAATTACCGTGGCCCGCAACCGACACATTGAAGCCGTCAAACACTTTAACAACCAAATTACGGTTCCACCCAGCAGTTGGGTGAATAGCTTGTTTTACAAGTTCAGCAAAATGCCACAGTGGACCAGCACAACAAAAACGCCGGAGCAACTTGAAACAGCACCAGCAGTGGAGTTTTAA
- a CDS encoding TPM domain-containing protein — protein sequence MIKTIQLYVLTLVLAMPVFAVGIDIPVLTGPVVDQAGLFNPQQRDEIERFLYTLDQKTDVQIAVLSVQSLLGETIEQASIRVADQWQLGHKKTDKGLLILIAKDERRVRVEVGQGLEGDVPDAYSKRIIERYIVPNFKQGLFYKGVMQGVFQLCNLVLSPEEKKIVFAQGDQFKALNKSTNQESIPWPFVLFFIVAIALKLYFARSRYSQQGSGYRRNRNGFDHFDDFFGGGFGGGSSSGSGFGGFRGGGGGFSGGGSSGSW from the coding sequence TTGATAAAAACGATTCAATTGTATGTTTTAACGCTTGTCTTGGCAATGCCAGTGTTTGCGGTTGGAATTGATATTCCTGTATTGACCGGGCCTGTGGTTGATCAGGCAGGTTTATTTAATCCGCAACAAAGAGATGAGATAGAACGTTTTTTATACACTTTGGATCAAAAGACAGATGTTCAAATTGCGGTATTAAGTGTTCAATCTTTGCTTGGAGAAACAATAGAGCAGGCTTCTATCCGCGTTGCGGATCAATGGCAGCTAGGCCATAAAAAAACCGATAAAGGTCTGTTAATTTTAATTGCCAAAGATGAGCGCAGGGTTAGAGTAGAGGTGGGGCAAGGCTTAGAAGGTGATGTCCCGGATGCTTACAGTAAAAGAATCATTGAGCGCTACATTGTCCCTAATTTTAAACAAGGTCTGTTTTACAAGGGAGTGATGCAGGGAGTGTTTCAGCTGTGTAATTTGGTGTTGAGCCCAGAAGAAAAAAAGATTGTTTTTGCACAAGGGGATCAATTTAAAGCCTTAAATAAAAGTACAAATCAAGAGTCTATCCCTTGGCCATTTGTTTTATTTTTTATTGTGGCCATTGCTTTAAAGCTTTATTTTGCAAGATCGCGTTATTCCCAGCAGGGTTCTGGCTATAGACGCAACCGCAATGGTTTTGACCATTTTGATGATTTTTTTGGTGGTGGTTTTGGAGGAGGTTCCTCCTCAGGCAGCGGTTTTGGTGGGTTCCGTGGCGGCGGTGGAGGTTTCAGCGGCGGTGGAAGCTCGGGTTCTTGGTGA
- a CDS encoding Tex family protein: MNFETWIKQTCPGVSFKAATAVLELSAEGATLPFIARYRKEKTGGLDEVAIQAVLDAKENFETIIKRQAYIVDEIAKQEKLTDELKKKIESTFVLSVLEDLYQPYKLKKKTKATVAKEAGLEPFANWLWDCGHGVAKAQDGEIAEKVALAYLNADHKINSAEDAIKGAQDILIERLSEDADLKQKVRDIVFQKAFLHSEKGKNAKPHSKFEPYFEFSQAVQTLMEEGSSHRYLAIRRGWMEQELSIKFDFAPDSGQSLEDHLLELYYAAACSEENFSEKDLLHKAARMALKVYVLSSIENEVHKELREAADIAAITVFAENVKKLLLAAPFGPKAVLGVDPGIRTGCKLAVIDASGKYVSDAVMHLNTEANKQAAAKGLLAVIAAYDIKAIAVGNGTAGRETESFVRQVLKDAGVKVDVTMVNESGASIYSASETAREEFPNLDVTVRGAISIARRLQDPLAELVKIEPKSIGVGQYQHDVSQTALKKRLELVVDVCVNSVGVNLNTASYHLLSRVAGIGPSLAKTIVDYRAQNGLFQSKQDLLKVSRFSDKTLEQAAGFLRIPEAKNPLDNTGVHPERYKALTEVAEKMGQTLKSLMGAQGVQALRNSEHGKNLKALMGEYTYEDVLKELEKPGRDPRETFAVFSYRDDISEVKDLKADMICPGIVTNVTNFGAFVDIGVHQDGLVHISQMSHDFVKDPRDVVSPGDHVTVKVMDVNLDKKQIALSMRLSEQGSQQQSPKTSAADRPSAANKESRKYNPGQRSGGAPAKPKQNGPAKATHNPFAALADFKVKK; the protein is encoded by the coding sequence ATGAATTTTGAAACATGGATCAAACAGACCTGTCCAGGGGTTAGTTTTAAAGCAGCCACTGCCGTACTGGAGTTGAGTGCAGAAGGCGCAACATTACCGTTTATTGCGCGTTATCGTAAAGAAAAAACTGGAGGCCTGGATGAAGTGGCCATACAAGCTGTTTTAGATGCCAAAGAAAATTTTGAAACCATCATCAAGCGACAAGCCTATATTGTTGACGAAATTGCCAAACAAGAAAAGTTAACGGATGAATTAAAAAAGAAGATTGAAAGCACCTTTGTTCTATCGGTTTTAGAAGATTTGTACCAACCTTATAAACTCAAGAAAAAAACCAAAGCCACTGTTGCTAAAGAAGCCGGTTTAGAGCCTTTTGCCAATTGGTTGTGGGATTGTGGGCATGGCGTCGCCAAAGCCCAAGATGGAGAAATCGCTGAAAAAGTAGCTTTAGCCTACCTTAATGCTGATCATAAAATCAACAGTGCTGAAGATGCCATCAAAGGCGCACAAGATATATTGATTGAACGTTTAAGCGAAGACGCGGACCTCAAACAAAAAGTGAGAGACATTGTTTTTCAAAAAGCTTTTTTGCACAGTGAAAAAGGTAAAAATGCCAAACCGCACAGTAAGTTTGAGCCCTACTTTGAGTTCTCACAAGCTGTGCAAACCTTGATGGAAGAAGGCAGTTCGCACCGTTACTTGGCCATTCGACGCGGTTGGATGGAACAAGAGTTGAGCATTAAGTTTGATTTTGCCCCAGACAGCGGCCAAAGCTTGGAAGATCATTTGCTTGAATTGTATTACGCGGCAGCGTGTAGCGAGGAAAATTTTTCAGAAAAAGACCTCTTGCATAAAGCGGCGCGCATGGCGCTAAAAGTCTATGTGCTTTCCAGCATAGAAAATGAAGTACATAAAGAGTTAAGAGAAGCCGCAGATATTGCAGCCATTACTGTATTTGCTGAGAATGTAAAAAAACTGTTGTTGGCCGCACCTTTTGGGCCTAAGGCTGTTTTGGGTGTTGACCCTGGTATTAGAACGGGTTGTAAATTGGCCGTGATAGATGCCTCAGGCAAATATGTGTCTGATGCGGTAATGCATTTAAATACAGAGGCCAATAAGCAAGCGGCAGCCAAAGGTTTGTTGGCTGTGATTGCAGCTTATGACATCAAGGCCATTGCCGTAGGCAATGGTACCGCAGGTCGTGAAACAGAAAGTTTTGTTAGGCAAGTGCTTAAAGATGCCGGTGTAAAAGTGGATGTGACCATGGTCAATGAGTCTGGAGCTAGTATTTACAGCGCCAGTGAAACGGCAAGGGAAGAGTTTCCCAATTTAGATGTGACCGTGCGCGGAGCCATTTCCATTGCCCGTCGTTTGCAAGATCCTTTGGCGGAGCTGGTCAAAATTGAACCCAAAAGCATTGGGGTAGGCCAATATCAGCACGATGTCTCACAAACGGCTTTAAAAAAACGACTAGAGTTGGTGGTGGATGTTTGTGTGAACTCGGTTGGCGTTAACTTGAACACAGCTTCCTATCATTTGCTTTCTCGTGTGGCCGGCATTGGTCCAAGTTTGGCTAAAACCATTGTTGATTACCGAGCGCAAAACGGCTTGTTTCAATCCAAGCAAGACTTGTTAAAAGTTTCACGTTTTAGTGACAAAACCTTAGAGCAAGCAGCAGGCTTTTTACGCATCCCAGAAGCCAAAAATCCTTTGGATAACACCGGTGTTCACCCAGAGCGTTACAAGGCATTGACGGAAGTTGCTGAAAAAATGGGGCAAACCTTAAAAAGCTTAATGGGTGCTCAAGGCGTACAAGCTTTGAGAAACAGTGAGCATGGTAAAAACTTAAAAGCTTTGATGGGCGAGTACACCTATGAAGATGTGCTTAAGGAATTGGAAAAGCCAGGCCGTGACCCGCGTGAAACCTTTGCTGTATTTTCTTATCGAGATGATATCAGTGAGGTCAAAGATCTTAAGGCGGATATGATTTGTCCTGGGATTGTCACCAACGTCACCAACTTTGGTGCTTTTGTGGATATAGGAGTGCATCAAGATGGCTTGGTGCATATTTCACAAATGTCTCATGACTTTGTCAAAGACCCTAGAGATGTGGTGAGTCCAGGGGATCATGTCACGGTAAAAGTGATGGATGTCAACTTGGATAAAAAGCAAATTGCTTTGAGCATGCGCTTGTCTGAGCAAGGAAGTCAACAGCAAAGTCCCAAAACGTCCGCGGCGGACAGACCTTCTGCTGCAAACAAAGAATCAAGAAAATATAACCCTGGACAACGCTCCGGGGGTGCTCCGGCAAAGCCAAAGCAAAACGGTCCAGCCAAAGCCACCCATAATCCATTTGCGGCCTTGGCAGATTTTAAAGTGAAAAAGTAA